Part of the Chrysiogenia bacterium genome is shown below.
CGACTACCGGCGGATTCCACTTCGCATATTCCTGGACAAACTCCAGCGCGGTCTTCTCGGTGACTTCTTCCCAGCCCGCCACCGCGACCTTGCCGCCCTTGGCATCGATGCCAAGGCCCACGCGGCCCGCGCAGGCGGGATCTTCGAGAATGGCCTGCGCGATCTTCGGGTCCTTGTGCAGGATCGAGCCGATGATGACCCGCTCCACACCGACTTCGAGATAGGCCTTCGCCGTGGCCACGTCGCGAATACCACCGCCAAGTTCGACGGGAATGGAGAGTGCCTCCACCACAGCCTTGATCAGGTCGCGGTTTCTGGGAATCCCTTCACGCGCGCCGTCGAGATCTACCAGGTGCAGCCACCGGGCGCCCTCGCTCTCCCAGCGTTTGGCCATGGCAACCGGATCTTCGCCGTAGATGGTTTCCTTGTCGTAGTCGCCCTGGAGCAGGCGGACGCACTTGCCGCCGCGAATGTCGATTGCCGGGTAGAAATCCACTGGTGTCTATGCCTCGCCGGAGAGCTCGCAGAAATTCTTGATGACCGACAGGCCCGCCTTCTGGCTTTTCTCCGGATGGAACTGCGTCGCCATGATCGGTCCCTTGCGAATGGCCGATACGAAGTCGATGCCGTAGCGCGTGCGCGCCGCCGCGACCGAGCCATCCTCAGGCGCCACGTAGTAGGAGTGCACAAAGTAAAAATACGTGCCCGACTCGATTCCGCCAAAGAGCGGCTGGTCGCCGACGAACTCTACGGCATTCCAGCCCATGTGGGGGACCTTGAGGTGCTCGCCGTTCTCACCGCGAAGGGGCGAGACAAAGCGCGGGACCTTGCCGGCAACAACGCCGAGCCCCTCGGCGCCGCCGTGTTCCTCACTCCAGTCGAAAAGGATCTGGAGTCCCAGGCACAGGCCGAGGTAGGGCCTTCCCGAAGCCAGGTAGCTGCGCAGCGGCGCAACCATGCCCTGCCCTTCGAGCGTGGCCATGCAGTCCTTGAAGGCGCCCTGCCCTGGAAGCACCAGGCGCTCAGCGCGCTCGATGTCCTGCGCGCGCGAGATGATCTGCGCCTCATGCCCGACGGTCTCGAAGGCCTTCTGCACGCTGCGCAGATTGCCGCGGCCGTAATCGATGATCGAAATGCTCATGCTGCTCTTCTGCCGAAATGTTCTAGAGCGCGCCCTTGGAAGAAGCCACGCCGCCGCCCTCGACCTTCACCGCCGCGCGAATGGCGCGGGCGAAGGCCTTGAAGGAGGCCTCCACGAGGTGATGCCGGTTCTCGCCGTATTCCATGATGATGTGCACATTGGCGCGGGCGTGGTTGGCAAAGGCCTGGAAAAACTCGGCCACCAGCTCCACGTCGAAGTCGCCGACGCGGCCCGGGCGCAGGGGTTCGTTGCGGTAGACGAAATAGGGTCTGCCACAGAAATCCACCACCGCGCGGCTGAGTGCTTCATCGAGCGGAACACTGAAATTGCCGTAGCGCGAGATACCCGCCTTGTCGCCGAGCGCCTTCTCAAAGGCCTGTCCCAGGCAGATGCCCAGGTCCTCGACGGTGTGGTGGTAATCGACCTCCACGTCGCCGGTCGCCTTCACGGTCAGGTCCACCTTGCCGTGCACGGCGATCTGCTCGAGCATGTGGTTGAGAAACGGCACGGGCGTCTCAATGCTGCGCTCGCCGGTTCCATCCACATTCAGCGTCAGGGAGATCTCGGTCTCCTTGGTCTTGCGTTCGATGCTCGCGGTTCGTGCCATGTTCAGGCACCTCCTTCGAGATTCTTGCGAAGTGCATTCCAGAATGCGCGATTGTTGGCCGGAGTGCCAATGGTGACCCGCAAACAGTTCTCCAGCGGCCCGGGGCGCGAGAGGTTGCGAATGCGGATCCCCTCAGCGAGCAGCTTCTTGTGGAGCTGCGGCGCTTTGGGCGTGCGGAAGAGCAGAAAGTTCGCGTCCGAGCGAAAGACTTCCACATTCTCGAGGGTCCGCATCTTTTCGGCCAGCCCCTTGCGCTCGCGCACCAGGGTCTCGGTCTGCTTTTTCGTCTCGGCAGGCTCACGGAAATAGAGCTCGGCCACCCGCTGGGAAAACGTGCTGATGTTGTAGGGAAGGCGCACTTTCTCCATCTGCTCGGCGATGGCTTCGCTTGTCAGCGCCATGCCCAGCCGAAGCGAGGCGAAGCCCACTTTCGAGAGGGTCTTGAGCACGACCAGGTTGGGTTCCTTGCCGGCGCGGTCGGCAAAGCTGATCTCGCCGTAATCGCCGTAGGCCTCATCCACCACCACGATGGCGCCGGAGTTTCGCACCAGCCAGCTCACCGCGTCGGGATCGTAGCAATTGCCCGTGGGATTGTTCGGCGTCGCCAGGAAGATCACGTTTGCGGGTTTTCGAACCAGCACCTTCGCCCAGTCGTCGACGTCGAGGTCGAAGTTCTCATCGAGCGGTACGCCGACGACGTCGTAGCCGAGGCCGCGCGCGATCTGGCCGTACATCGAAAACGACGGCGTCGGCACCAGCAGGCGGGCGCGCTTGCGGCTCCCGCCGGCAAAGACCGCGCACAGGATTCCGATGATCTCGTCCGAGCCGTTGCCGAAGACCACGCGGGCGTCGCGGCGCACACGGTAGTGCTTGCGAATGAGCGCCGAGAGATCCCCCATCATTGGGTCAGGGTAGCGGTTGAGATCGATCTCGCGCGCCAGCGCCGCCACCTTCGCGCGCATCGCGCGGCTTGGCGCATAGGGCGACTCATTGGCGTCCAGGCACAGCCCGGCCTTGCCCTTCTCGGGCTCGTACGGGGCCATTTCCTCCAGCGCGGGCTGGAGGAGCTCGGCATAGTCCGGCGGCAGCTTCTTCATCGCTTCGCTTTCTTCTTCAGTCTCACGCTCACCGATCCGGCATGGGCATGCAGCCCCTCGGACTCGGCCAGCGTCACAATGTCCGGGCCCAGGGCGCGCAGCGCGCCCTCGCTGAAGGCCACGGTGCTGGTCTTCTTGAGAAAATCGTCGACTCCCAGCGGCGAACCAAAGCGCGCCGCGCCCGCCGTGGGAAGCACGTGGTTGGAGCCGGCGATGTAGTCCCCAACCGCTTCAGGCGTCCACGGACCGATGAAGATGGCGCCGGCGTTGCGGATCTTCGGAACCAGCGACTCCGGCTTCTTCAAATACAGCTCCACGTGCTCGGGCGCCAACCGGTTGACCAGATCGATGGCCATGGACACGCGCGGCACGATGAAGATCCGTCCGAAGCTGCGCAGCGAGTCCTGCAGGATCTCCTTGCGCGGGCTGGTTTTCACGATCGCCTTCACCTCGGCGGAAACCGCTTCGGCCAGTTCGGCATCCGTGGTGAGCAACACCGCAGTCGCCGACTCATCGTGCTCGGCCTGCGAGAGCAGATCCCACGCAACGCGCTCCGGATCGGCGCTGCCATCGGCAATCACCACAATCTCCGAGGGACCGGCGAGCTGGTCGATGCCCACCTGCCCGAATACCTGACGCTTGGCCTCGGTCACCCAGGCATTGCCGGGACCGACGATCTTCGCCACGCGCGGCACCGAGGCCGTCCCGTAGGCAAAGGCCGCCACGGCCTGCGCGCCGCCGATGCGGTAGACGCTGTCGACGCCGGCCACGTGGGCGGCGGCCAGCAGCACCGGGTTCTCCTGCAGCGACGCGCGCGGCGAGGCCACGTAGATATTCTTTACCCCGGCGACCTTCGCGGGCGTTGCTGTCATGAGCAGCGTCGAGGGATAGGCCGCCTTGCCGCCGGGCACGTAGAGGCACACGGCATCGAGCGGCGTGTAGCGAAGGCCCAGCTTGGCCCCCGAAGCGTCCCTGAATTGCCAGGACTCGCGCCGCTGGCGCTCGTGATAGGCGCGGATGCGCGCGGCCGCTGTGCGAAGCGCCTTGCGAAGCTTGGGATCGATCTTGTCGTAGGCCTTCTTGAGGTCGGCCTTCGCGATGACGAGGTTCCGTTTGCTCAGCGTCAGCCCGTCGAAGCGCTTGGTGTAGGCAAACAGGGGCCGGTCACCGGCGCGAGCGATGTCGGCGATGATCTTCTGCACGCCCTCGGCCACCGCGCCGCCGATTTCGGCGCCGCGCTTTTCAATGCGCGCGAATTCCTTTTCAAAGGCGGGAGAGTCCGCCCTGACGATCTTCATGCCGCCACTCCCTGGGGAACGACCTTGCCCAGGCGCTCGATCACCTCGCGCGCCTTGGCCGACTTCAGGCGCAGGGCCGCGCGACCCACGATGAA
Proteins encoded:
- the hisH gene encoding imidazole glycerol phosphate synthase subunit HisH encodes the protein MSISIIDYGRGNLRSVQKAFETVGHEAQIISRAQDIERAERLVLPGQGAFKDCMATLEGQGMVAPLRSYLASGRPYLGLCLGLQILFDWSEEHGGAEGLGVVAGKVPRFVSPLRGENGEHLKVPHMGWNAVEFVGDQPLFGGIESGTYFYFVHSYYVAPEDGSVAAARTRYGIDFVSAIRKGPIMATQFHPEKSQKAGLSVIKNFCELSGEA
- the hisB gene encoding imidazoleglycerol-phosphate dehydratase HisB encodes the protein MARTASIERKTKETEISLTLNVDGTGERSIETPVPFLNHMLEQIAVHGKVDLTVKATGDVEVDYHHTVEDLGICLGQAFEKALGDKAGISRYGNFSVPLDEALSRAVVDFCGRPYFVYRNEPLRPGRVGDFDVELVAEFFQAFANHARANVHIIMEYGENRHHLVEASFKAFARAIRAAVKVEGGGVASSKGAL
- a CDS encoding tRNA-dihydrouridine synthase, whose product is MDFYPAIDIRGGKCVRLLQGDYDKETIYGEDPVAMAKRWESEGARWLHLVDLDGAREGIPRNRDLIKAVVEALSIPVELGGGIRDVATAKAYLEVGVERVIIGSILHKDPKIAQAILEDPACAGRVGLGIDAKGGKVAVAGWEEVTEKTALEFVQEYAKWNPPVV
- the hisC gene encoding histidinol-phosphate transaminase, with the protein product MKKLPPDYAELLQPALEEMAPYEPEKGKAGLCLDANESPYAPSRAMRAKVAALAREIDLNRYPDPMMGDLSALIRKHYRVRRDARVVFGNGSDEIIGILCAVFAGGSRKRARLLVPTPSFSMYGQIARGLGYDVVGVPLDENFDLDVDDWAKVLVRKPANVIFLATPNNPTGNCYDPDAVSWLVRNSGAIVVVDEAYGDYGEISFADRAGKEPNLVVLKTLSKVGFASLRLGMALTSEAIAEQMEKVRLPYNISTFSQRVAELYFREPAETKKQTETLVRERKGLAEKMRTLENVEVFRSDANFLLFRTPKAPQLHKKLLAEGIRIRNLSRPGPLENCLRVTIGTPANNRAFWNALRKNLEGGA
- the hisD gene encoding histidinol dehydrogenase translates to MKIVRADSPAFEKEFARIEKRGAEIGGAVAEGVQKIIADIARAGDRPLFAYTKRFDGLTLSKRNLVIAKADLKKAYDKIDPKLRKALRTAAARIRAYHERQRRESWQFRDASGAKLGLRYTPLDAVCLYVPGGKAAYPSTLLMTATPAKVAGVKNIYVASPRASLQENPVLLAAAHVAGVDSVYRIGGAQAVAAFAYGTASVPRVAKIVGPGNAWVTEAKRQVFGQVGIDQLAGPSEIVVIADGSADPERVAWDLLSQAEHDESATAVLLTTDAELAEAVSAEVKAIVKTSPRKEILQDSLRSFGRIFIVPRVSMAIDLVNRLAPEHVELYLKKPESLVPKIRNAGAIFIGPWTPEAVGDYIAGSNHVLPTAGAARFGSPLGVDDFLKKTSTVAFSEGALRALGPDIVTLAESEGLHAHAGSVSVRLKKKAKR